In Lysobacter firmicutimachus, one genomic interval encodes:
- the sctS gene encoding type III secretion system export apparatus subunit SctS codes for MGDMLELTKQALWLTLLLSGPPVVAAAVVGLVVAFIQAATQLQEQTFAYAIKFAVIVVTLFVTASMIGGTLYTFADRIFIDFPGLVRH; via the coding sequence ATGGGCGACATGCTAGAACTCACCAAACAGGCCCTGTGGCTGACCCTGCTGTTGTCGGGGCCGCCGGTGGTGGCTGCGGCCGTGGTGGGCCTGGTGGTGGCCTTCATCCAGGCCGCAACCCAGTTGCAGGAGCAGACCTTCGCCTACGCGATCAAGTTCGCGGTGATCGTGGTGACCCTGTTCGTCACCGCGTCGATGATCGGCGGCACGCTGTACACCTTCGCCGACCGGATCTTCATCGACTTCCCGGGCCTGGTCCGGCACTAA
- the sctT gene encoding type III secretion system export apparatus subunit SctT encodes MNFDSVGNVLLALGLVLPRVIGAFMMLPLLTSENMPPLVRNSFMVSLAIIAIPVAMNGVPLNTLGTFAWAPIILKELFIGVSIGFCFGMVFWAISAAGNIIDTQVGMTLAQVFDPIQGHQASLHGSFLSQFAAWLFMASGAFLVFLDLLLSSYAMWSVTSYFPDLHPIGMELFVGQFSYLMTALLVLAAPAMVVLLLIDLSFGLVNRFAPQLNVFTITMPIKAWLATWIILLMLGVYVEIVLDRLADNRGLLDALNRVFGG; translated from the coding sequence ATGAATTTCGATTCGGTCGGCAACGTCCTGCTCGCGCTGGGGCTGGTGCTGCCGCGGGTGATCGGGGCCTTCATGATGCTGCCGCTGCTCACCTCGGAGAACATGCCCCCACTGGTGCGCAACAGCTTCATGGTCAGCCTGGCGATCATCGCCATCCCGGTGGCCATGAACGGCGTGCCGCTCAATACCCTGGGCACCTTCGCCTGGGCGCCGATCATCCTCAAAGAGCTGTTCATCGGCGTATCGATCGGCTTCTGCTTCGGCATGGTGTTCTGGGCGATCAGCGCCGCGGGCAACATCATCGACACCCAGGTCGGCATGACCCTGGCGCAGGTGTTCGACCCGATCCAGGGCCATCAGGCCTCGCTGCACGGCAGCTTCCTGTCGCAATTCGCGGCCTGGCTGTTCATGGCCAGCGGCGCCTTCCTGGTGTTCCTCGACCTGCTGCTGTCGAGCTACGCGATGTGGTCGGTGACCTCGTACTTCCCCGACCTGCATCCGATCGGCATGGAGCTGTTCGTCGGACAATTCAGCTACCTGATGACCGCGCTGCTGGTGCTGGCCGCGCCGGCGATGGTGGTGCTGCTGCTGATCGACCTGTCGTTCGGCCTGGTCAACCGCTTCGCCCCGCAGCTCAACGTCTTCACCATCACCATGCCGATCAAGGCCTGGCTGGCGACCTGGATCATCCTGCTGATGCTCGGCGTGTACGTCGAGATCGTGCTCGACCGCCTGGCCGACAACCGCGGCTTGCTGGATGCCTTGAACCGCGTGTTCGGCGGGTGA
- the sctU gene encoding type III secretion system export apparatus subunit SctU: MAKDQGADKTEPPTPKRIRDARKEGNVAKSKELTSTVLVLGWVVCGWLMLDFMRTKLIRLFETCLKAINQPFGDALRESGAAAFDALLWLSLPLLAMAVFLGVIVEFLQVGPILTLEKLKPSMEKMNPAEGLKKMFSMDNLVELVKSVLKSAALIGIGGFVLFQMLAQLMLLPYAPPAAMGAGIWHGLVRISVWTIFVFFFVSAIDVWYQKFAYLKQLRMSRRDIQQEVKENEGDPHVKSRRRQLHQEWSQQNMLNAVRQSNVVVTNPTHIAIALQYEHGVTDLPVVVAKGEGYMAEQIKAAAVEAGVPILQNVELARGLNERVALDDYIGNEFFEAVAEVLHWAEGVRRLRDGDDSTPELPPPVEEPR; this comes from the coding sequence ATGGCGAAGGACCAGGGCGCCGACAAGACCGAACCGCCGACCCCAAAACGGATCCGGGACGCGCGCAAGGAAGGCAATGTCGCCAAGAGCAAGGAGCTGACCAGCACGGTGCTGGTGCTCGGCTGGGTGGTATGCGGCTGGCTGATGCTGGACTTCATGCGCACCAAGCTGATCCGGCTGTTCGAGACCTGCCTCAAGGCGATCAACCAACCCTTCGGCGACGCCCTGCGCGAATCCGGCGCAGCGGCGTTCGACGCCCTGCTGTGGCTGTCGCTGCCGTTGCTGGCGATGGCGGTGTTCCTGGGCGTGATCGTCGAGTTCCTCCAGGTCGGGCCGATCCTGACCCTGGAGAAGCTCAAGCCCAGCATGGAGAAGATGAACCCGGCCGAAGGGCTGAAGAAGATGTTCTCCATGGACAACCTGGTCGAGCTGGTCAAGTCGGTGCTCAAGAGCGCCGCCCTGATCGGCATCGGCGGTTTCGTCCTGTTCCAGATGCTGGCCCAGCTGATGCTGCTGCCCTACGCGCCGCCGGCGGCGATGGGCGCGGGCATCTGGCACGGGCTGGTGCGGATCTCGGTGTGGACGATCTTCGTGTTCTTCTTCGTCTCGGCGATCGACGTCTGGTACCAGAAGTTCGCCTACCTGAAGCAGCTGCGCATGAGCCGCCGCGACATCCAGCAGGAGGTCAAGGAGAACGAGGGCGACCCGCATGTGAAGAGCCGGCGCCGGCAGTTGCATCAGGAATGGTCGCAGCAGAACATGCTCAATGCCGTCCGCCAGTCGAACGTCGTCGTGACCAATCCCACCCACATCGCCATCGCCCTGCAGTACGAGCACGGCGTGACCGACCTGCCGGTCGTGGTCGCCAAGGGCGAGGGCTACATGGCCGAGCAGATCAAGGCCGCGGCGGTCGAGGCGGGGGTGCCGATCCTGCAGAACGTCGAACTCGCGCGCGGCCTCAACGAGCGCGTCGCCCTGGACGACTACATCGGCAACGAGTTCTTCGAAGCGGTGGCCGAGGTCCTGCACTGGGCCGAAGGCGTGCGCCGCCTGCGCGACGGCGACGACAGCACGCCGGAACTGCCGCCGCCGGTGGAAGAGCCGCGCTGA
- a CDS encoding SCO family protein, which yields MRTSRIDQAAAVSALRLPVPIELSARRRILAGLACAGLLSACGGQRPLSLHGINLTGRDFARDFQLLDPQGRERRLAEFRGRPVLLFFGFTQCPDVCPTALTRAVQIRKLLGAQGERLQVIFVTLDPERDTPSVLDTYVRAFDPGFLGLYGDAERTARTAKDFRVVYAKVPTGASYTIDHSALSYVFDAEGALRIALRHEQSAQHCVDDIRQIL from the coding sequence ATGCGGACCTCCCGCATCGACCAGGCCGCCGCCGTGTCCGCGCTCCGCCTTCCCGTCCCGATCGAACTGTCTGCGCGCCGCCGCATCCTCGCCGGCCTGGCCTGCGCCGGCCTGCTCAGCGCCTGCGGCGGTCAGCGTCCGCTGTCGCTGCACGGCATCAACTTGACCGGACGCGATTTCGCCCGCGATTTCCAGTTGCTCGACCCGCAAGGCCGCGAACGCCGCCTGGCCGAATTCCGCGGTCGCCCGGTGTTGCTGTTCTTCGGCTTCACCCAGTGCCCGGACGTGTGCCCGACTGCGTTGACCCGCGCGGTGCAGATCCGCAAATTGCTCGGCGCGCAAGGCGAGCGCCTGCAGGTGATCTTCGTGACCCTGGACCCGGAGCGCGACACGCCGAGCGTGCTGGACACCTACGTGCGCGCCTTCGACCCGGGCTTCCTCGGGCTGTACGGCGACGCCGAGCGCACCGCCCGCACCGCCAAGGACTTCCGCGTGGTCTACGCCAAAGTTCCGACCGGCGCGTCCTACACCATCGACCACTCGGCGCTGAGCTACGTGTTCGACGCCGAAGGCGCGCTGCGCATCGCCCTGCGCCACGAGCAGAGCGCGCAGCACTGCGTCGACGATATCCGTCAGATCCTCTGA
- a CDS encoding copper chaperone PCu(A)C — MIARFRCAALAALLCLSSATAAAQVAVDAPWVRASVAQQHATGAFMRLTAQRDTRLIAARSPVAAAVEVHEMAMDGQMMRMRQIAALPLPAGRRIALAPGGYHIMLIGLHRALRAGERVPMPLVFEDAQGKRSETQVQALVRPLGATGP, encoded by the coding sequence ATGATCGCCCGCTTCCGTTGCGCCGCCCTGGCCGCGTTGTTGTGCTTGTCCAGCGCCACCGCCGCCGCCCAAGTCGCGGTCGACGCGCCCTGGGTGCGCGCCAGCGTCGCCCAGCAACACGCCACCGGCGCCTTCATGCGCCTGACGGCGCAGCGCGACACCCGCCTGATCGCGGCCCGCTCGCCGGTCGCCGCCGCCGTGGAAGTGCACGAGATGGCGATGGACGGACAGATGATGCGCATGCGCCAGATCGCCGCCCTGCCCCTGCCCGCCGGTCGCCGCATCGCCCTGGCCCCGGGCGGCTACCACATCATGCTGATCGGCCTACATCGCGCCCTGCGCGCCGGCGAACGCGTGCCGATGCCCCTGGTGTTCGAAGATGCGCAGGGCAAGCGCAGCGAGACGCAGGTGCAGGCGCTGGTCAGACCGCTGGGGGCGACGGGGCCGTGA
- a CDS encoding response regulator transcription factor, with translation MNALSRPLLSGLLVDDDPAYVATLQRSLARRGIESRTAGSVRQALDLALAQPPGFALIDLKLGHESGLQLIRPLRELRPDMRIVLVTGYASVATAVDAIKRGADDYLPKPASVPAILAVLGIESADAPPPVAAASETMMPLRRMEWEHIQQALNDTGGNISATARLLGMHRRSLQRKLGKRPGPERRIVGL, from the coding sequence ATGAACGCATTGTCCCGTCCGTTACTGAGCGGCCTGCTCGTCGACGACGACCCGGCCTACGTCGCCACCCTGCAACGCAGCCTCGCCCGCCGCGGCATCGAAAGCCGCACTGCCGGCAGCGTCCGCCAGGCGCTCGACCTGGCCCTGGCGCAGCCGCCGGGCTTCGCCCTGATCGACCTCAAGCTCGGCCACGAATCCGGCCTGCAGCTGATCCGGCCGCTGCGCGAGCTGCGGCCGGACATGCGCATCGTGCTGGTCACCGGCTACGCCAGCGTGGCGACCGCGGTCGATGCGATCAAGCGCGGCGCCGACGACTATCTGCCCAAGCCGGCCAGCGTGCCGGCGATCCTGGCGGTGCTCGGCATCGAATCGGCGGACGCGCCGCCGCCGGTGGCCGCGGCGAGCGAGACGATGATGCCGCTGCGGCGGATGGAGTGGGAGCACATCCAGCAGGCGCTCAACGACACCGGGGGCAACATCTCGGCGACTGCGCGCCTGCTCGGCATGCACCGGCGTTCGCTGCAGCGCAAGCTCGGCAAGCGTCCCGGTCCGGAGCGCCGCATCGTCGGCCTGTAA
- a CDS encoding glycoside hydrolase family 3 protein, giving the protein MNASSGRAGADHVPSPARRPVPHRLACALALACLPAMAPAQAPSLDLARWPAQQAPIPRDAALEARVAALLARMSVEEKVGQIVQADINSATPDDVRKYHLGSVLAGGNSEPGGISEPGGRYDAAPKEWLDIADRFYEASMDTADGKPAIPILFGIDAVHGHNNLIGATLFPHNIGLGATRNPELIRRIGEATAAEVRSTGMEWTFAPTLTVPRDDRWGRTYEGYSEDPRLVADYAAAAIEGLQGKLGSKQFLDGAHVIASAKHFLADGGTFEGRDQGDARIDEDELRTVHGAGYPPALQAGAQTVMASFSSWQGRKMHGNRDLLTGLLKQRWQFDGFVVGDWNAHGQLPGCRNEDCAAAFNAGVDMLMAPDSWRGYYESALKQVRSGEIAMARLDDAVARILRVKLRLGLFEAGKPSQRPLGGKFELLGSPAHRAVARQAVRESLVLLKNEGETLPISPKARVLVVGAAADDVARQSGGWTLNWQGTGLKPSDFPHAQSIWAGLREQIQAGGGEAELSVDGRYRRKPDVAVYVYGEEPYAEFQGDLRTLAFRPTRNPELDLLRKLKADGIAVVSVFLSGRPLWVNREINASDAFVAAWLPGSEGGGIADVLLRGRDGRVQHDFKGKLSYSWPKTAVQTVNVGDRDYAPQFAFGYGLSYAQGGTLGTLAEDPGTADLDPRSVQFLGRGALPRGWRLRATAQGRASEAIKPPLAAAAALAVTAVDYRAQEDAWRLQWKDAARLEWIADAPQELLRETNGDVQLLIALKVDAIGADEVALLAGCGPKCEARLPLSAALRALPRGQWQRIGVPLKCLRAAGADMAKLEIPFGLQAGAGTSLTLHEVAYGTDAEKVIDCKRQ; this is encoded by the coding sequence ATGAACGCAAGCAGCGGGCGCGCAGGCGCCGATCACGTACCGTCGCCGGCGCGGCGCCCGGTTCCGCACCGGTTGGCCTGCGCGCTCGCTCTGGCCTGCTTGCCGGCGATGGCGCCGGCGCAGGCGCCTTCGCTCGATCTTGCGCGCTGGCCCGCGCAGCAGGCGCCGATCCCGCGCGACGCCGCATTGGAGGCGCGCGTGGCCGCGCTGTTGGCGCGGATGAGCGTGGAGGAGAAAGTCGGCCAGATCGTCCAGGCCGACATCAACAGCGCCACCCCGGACGACGTGCGCAAGTACCACCTCGGTTCGGTGCTGGCCGGCGGCAATTCGGAGCCCGGCGGCATCTCCGAGCCCGGCGGACGCTACGACGCCGCGCCCAAGGAATGGCTGGACATCGCCGACCGCTTCTACGAGGCCTCGATGGACACCGCCGACGGCAAGCCGGCGATTCCGATCCTGTTCGGCATCGACGCCGTGCACGGCCACAACAACCTGATCGGCGCGACGCTGTTTCCGCACAACATCGGCCTGGGCGCGACGCGCAATCCGGAACTGATCCGCCGCATCGGCGAAGCCACTGCGGCCGAGGTGCGCAGCACCGGCATGGAATGGACCTTCGCCCCGACCCTGACCGTGCCGCGCGACGATCGCTGGGGACGCACCTACGAAGGCTATTCGGAAGACCCGCGCCTGGTCGCCGACTATGCCGCCGCCGCGATCGAAGGCCTGCAGGGCAAGCTCGGCAGCAAGCAGTTTCTCGACGGCGCGCACGTGATCGCCTCGGCCAAGCACTTCCTCGCCGACGGCGGCACGTTCGAGGGCCGCGACCAGGGCGATGCGCGGATCGACGAGGACGAACTGCGCACGGTGCACGGCGCGGGCTATCCGCCGGCGCTGCAGGCCGGCGCGCAGACGGTGATGGCTTCGTTCTCCAGCTGGCAAGGCCGCAAGATGCACGGCAATCGCGATTTGCTGACCGGCTTGCTCAAGCAGCGCTGGCAGTTCGACGGCTTCGTGGTCGGCGACTGGAACGCGCACGGCCAGCTGCCGGGGTGCCGCAACGAGGATTGTGCGGCGGCGTTCAATGCCGGCGTCGACATGCTGATGGCGCCCGACAGTTGGCGCGGCTATTACGAGAGCGCGTTGAAGCAGGTGCGCAGCGGCGAGATCGCGATGGCGCGGCTGGACGATGCGGTGGCGCGAATCCTGCGGGTCAAGCTGCGCCTGGGCCTGTTCGAGGCCGGCAAGCCCTCGCAGCGTCCGCTCGGCGGCAAGTTCGAACTGCTCGGCAGTCCGGCGCACCGTGCCGTCGCCCGCCAGGCGGTGCGCGAATCGCTGGTGTTGCTCAAGAACGAAGGCGAGACGCTGCCGATCTCGCCCAAGGCCCGCGTCCTGGTGGTCGGCGCGGCCGCGGACGACGTCGCCCGCCAGTCCGGCGGTTGGACCTTGAACTGGCAGGGCACCGGCCTGAAGCCGTCCGACTTCCCGCATGCGCAATCCATCTGGGCCGGCCTGCGCGAGCAGATCCAGGCCGGCGGCGGCGAAGCGGAGTTGTCCGTCGACGGCCGCTACCGGCGCAAACCCGACGTGGCGGTCTACGTCTACGGCGAAGAACCGTATGCCGAGTTCCAGGGCGACTTGCGCACGCTGGCGTTCCGGCCGACGCGCAATCCCGAGCTGGACCTGCTGCGCAAGCTCAAGGCCGACGGGATCGCGGTGGTGAGCGTGTTCCTGTCGGGGCGGCCGCTGTGGGTCAATCGCGAGATCAATGCTTCCGACGCCTTCGTCGCCGCCTGGCTGCCGGGTTCGGAGGGCGGCGGCATCGCCGATGTGTTGCTGCGCGGCCGCGACGGCCGCGTGCAACACGATTTCAAGGGCAAGCTGTCGTACTCGTGGCCGAAGACGGCGGTGCAGACGGTCAATGTCGGCGATCGCGATTATGCACCGCAGTTCGCGTTCGGCTATGGCCTGAGCTATGCCCAGGGGGGCACGCTCGGGACGCTGGCGGAGGATCCGGGCACGGCCGATCTGGACCCGCGCTCGGTGCAATTCCTCGGTCGCGGCGCGCTCCCGCGCGGTTGGCGCCTGCGCGCGACCGCGCAGGGGCGCGCCAGCGAAGCGATCAAGCCGCCGCTGGCGGCCGCGGCGGCATTGGCGGTGACGGCGGTGGATTACCGTGCGCAGGAAGACGCGTGGCGCCTGCAATGGAAGGACGCGGCTCGGCTGGAGTGGATCGCCGATGCGCCGCAGGAGCTGTTGCGCGAGACCAACGGCGACGTGCAGTTGCTGATCGCGCTCAAGGTCGATGCGATCGGTGCGGACGAGGTCGCGTTGTTGGCCGGTTGCGGGCCCAAGTGCGAGGCCCGGCTGCCGCTGAGCGCGGCCTTGCGCGCGCTGCCACGCGGGCAGTGGCAGCGCATCGGCGTGCCGCTGAAGTGTCTGCGCGCCGCCGGCGCCGACATGGCCAAGCTGGAGATTCCGTTCGGCCTGCAGGCGGGGGCCGGCACTTCGCTGACCTTGCACGAGGTGGCCTACGGCACCGACGCGGAGAAGGTGATCGACTGCAAGCGCCAGTGA
- a CDS encoding LacI family DNA-binding transcriptional regulator, with translation MRVRIEDVADAAGVSMKTVSRVLNQEPNVSDETRKRVEAAARKLQYRPNPSARSLAGQRSFLVALLYDNPSSNYLMEVQAGMLDACIAQHYNLMLAPVTYGERKLVAHVDEIVQRSRADGLVLTPPLTDHPGLMKRLGQLGIPYANISPKLRSGRIGVILDEERAVREMMAHLISLGHRRIAHIKGHPEHGASQWRLNGYRDGLAAAGIAYDPALVAEGDFHYDTGAICAQRLLLMPDPPTAIFAANDDMAAGTIRTASEMGLSIPGDVSVCGFDDTPIARQIYPPLTTVRQPTREMGRLATNELFKRIKSPQDGQMIVAAYELQLRQSTGPAAKARTRRR, from the coding sequence ATGCGGGTGCGTATCGAAGACGTGGCGGACGCGGCGGGCGTGTCGATGAAGACGGTGTCGCGCGTGCTCAACCAGGAGCCCAACGTCAGCGACGAGACGCGCAAGCGCGTCGAAGCCGCGGCGCGCAAACTCCAGTACCGTCCCAACCCCTCCGCGCGCAGCCTGGCCGGCCAGCGTTCGTTCCTGGTCGCGCTGCTGTACGACAATCCGTCCAGCAACTATCTGATGGAGGTGCAGGCCGGCATGCTCGACGCCTGCATCGCCCAGCACTACAACCTCATGCTCGCGCCGGTCACCTACGGCGAGCGCAAGCTGGTGGCCCACGTCGACGAGATCGTGCAACGCTCGCGCGCCGACGGCCTGGTGCTGACCCCGCCGCTGACCGATCATCCCGGGCTGATGAAGCGGCTGGGCCAGCTCGGCATTCCCTACGCCAACATCTCGCCCAAGCTGCGCAGCGGCCGCATCGGCGTGATCCTCGACGAAGAGCGCGCAGTGCGCGAAATGATGGCGCACCTGATTTCGCTCGGCCATCGCCGCATCGCCCACATCAAGGGCCATCCTGAACACGGCGCCAGCCAGTGGCGCTTGAACGGCTATCGCGACGGCCTGGCCGCGGCCGGCATCGCCTACGATCCGGCGCTGGTGGCGGAGGGCGACTTCCACTACGACACCGGCGCGATCTGCGCCCAGCGCCTGCTGTTGATGCCCGATCCGCCGACCGCGATCTTCGCCGCCAACGACGACATGGCCGCCGGCACCATCCGCACCGCCAGCGAAATGGGCCTGTCGATTCCCGGCGACGTGTCGGTGTGCGGCTTCGACGACACGCCGATCGCGCGCCAGATCTATCCGCCCTTGACCACGGTGCGCCAGCCGACCCGCGAGATGGGCCGGCTGGCCACGAACGAGTTGTTCAAGCGGATCAAGTCGCCGCAGGACGGGCAGATGATCGTCGCCGCCTACGAGTTGCAACTGCGCCAGTCCACCGGTCCCGCCGCCAAGGCCCGCACGCGCCGGCGCTGA
- a CDS encoding sodium/sugar symporter produces the protein MKLSLLDTLIVLFYLAGVFALAQWVSREKGGHEKTAKDYFLASKALPWWAIGASLIAANISAEQIIGMSGSGYALGLAIASYEWMAAATLLLVGKFFLPVFLRNGIYTMPQFLEERYGNGIRTVMAVFWLGLYVFVNLTSILWLGSIAVAQVTGMDQFLALALLGAFALAYQLYGGLKAVALTDIVQVTLLVLGGLMVAALTLGKIGGDAGILAGFKTLWATHPDHFKMILSPDNPHYKDLPGIGVLLGGLWVMHVSYWGFNQYIIQRALAAKDLREAQKGIVFAAALKIILPIIVVLPGIAALMLAPDLPRSDDAYPAMMALLPTGVLGLVFAALVAAIVASLASKINSVATIFTLDFYAKRRPDAQERQLVRVGRVTAAIAIAIAILTARPLIGGFDQGFQYIQEYTGFFTPGIVVIFVLGLFWKRANEAGALAAALGSFLLSIALKLAWPELPFVNRVGLVFVLAAALAVLVSLATPSGAGVDRIRHDGVSYATAPSFNLAAIAVLAILVALYAVFW, from the coding sequence ATGAAACTCTCCCTGCTCGATACCCTGATCGTTCTGTTCTATCTGGCCGGCGTGTTCGCCCTCGCGCAATGGGTTTCGCGCGAGAAGGGCGGCCACGAGAAAACCGCCAAGGACTATTTCCTCGCCAGTAAGGCGCTGCCGTGGTGGGCGATCGGCGCTTCGTTGATCGCCGCCAACATTTCCGCCGAACAGATCATCGGCATGTCCGGCTCGGGCTATGCCCTGGGCCTGGCGATCGCGTCTTACGAGTGGATGGCCGCGGCCACCCTGCTGCTGGTCGGCAAGTTCTTCCTGCCGGTGTTCCTGCGCAACGGCATCTACACCATGCCGCAGTTCCTCGAGGAGCGTTACGGCAACGGCATCCGCACGGTGATGGCGGTGTTCTGGCTCGGCCTGTACGTGTTCGTGAACCTGACCTCGATCCTGTGGCTGGGCTCGATCGCGGTGGCCCAGGTCACCGGCATGGACCAGTTCCTGGCCCTGGCCTTGCTCGGCGCGTTCGCGCTCGCCTACCAGTTGTACGGTGGCCTCAAGGCGGTGGCGCTGACCGACATCGTCCAGGTCACCCTGCTGGTGCTCGGCGGACTGATGGTGGCGGCGCTGACACTGGGCAAGATCGGCGGCGACGCCGGCATCCTGGCCGGCTTCAAGACCTTGTGGGCGACGCATCCGGATCACTTCAAGATGATCCTCTCGCCCGACAACCCGCACTACAAGGACCTGCCCGGCATCGGCGTGCTGCTCGGCGGCCTGTGGGTGATGCATGTCAGCTACTGGGGCTTCAACCAGTACATCATTCAGCGCGCGCTCGCCGCCAAGGACCTGCGCGAGGCGCAAAAGGGCATCGTGTTCGCCGCCGCGCTGAAGATCATCCTGCCGATCATCGTGGTCCTGCCGGGGATCGCCGCGCTGATGCTGGCGCCGGACCTGCCGCGCTCCGACGACGCTTATCCGGCGATGATGGCGCTGCTGCCGACCGGTGTGCTCGGCCTGGTGTTCGCGGCGCTGGTCGCGGCGATCGTGGCCTCGCTGGCCTCGAAGATCAATTCGGTCGCGACCATCTTCACCCTGGACTTCTACGCCAAGCGCAGACCCGATGCGCAGGAGCGGCAACTGGTGCGGGTGGGGCGCGTGACCGCGGCGATCGCGATCGCGATCGCGATCCTGACGGCGCGCCCGCTGATCGGCGGCTTCGACCAGGGCTTTCAGTACATCCAGGAATACACCGGTTTCTTCACTCCGGGCATCGTGGTGATCTTCGTGCTCGGCCTGTTCTGGAAACGCGCCAACGAAGCCGGCGCGCTGGCCGCGGCGCTGGGTTCGTTCCTGCTGTCGATCGCGCTGAAGCTGGCCTGGCCGGAGTTGCCGTTCGTCAATCGGGTCGGACTGGTGTTCGTGCTCGCCGCGGCGCTGGCCGTGCTGGTCTCGCTGGCCACGCCCTCCGGCGCCGGAGTCGACCGCATCCGCCACGACGGCGTGAGCTATGCGACCGCGCCTTCGTTCAACCTCGCCGCGATCGCCGTGCTGGCGATCCTGGTCGCGCTGTACGCCGTGTTCTGGTGA